A genomic segment from Nitrospira sp. encodes:
- a CDS encoding Mercuric ion reductase, translating to MPTSQTENLDQVNTIVESLVLPNDEHNRKLVENVHPSDWMNPEPVGRYNIVVIGAGTAGLVTAVIAAGVGARVALIERHLMGGDCLNVGCVPSKGLIRAANAWADLRGASKFGLQIPPGVQYDFGAAMARMRALRARISHTDSAHRYKSLGVDVYIGQARFAGEDRVIVEGPAGNRTLSFVKAAICTGARASAPTTPGLGEAGYLTNETVFSLTELPARIGVIGAGPIGCELAQAFARFGSQVYLIEAMHGIMPNEDRDAADIVHQSMVRDGVTLLCCGKDLTVAKNAAGKRLSVDSHGQQYDVTVDEILVGVGRTPNVQGLGLEAIGVEYDKSGVKVNDRLQTTNPHIYAAGDICSRYKFTHAADAMAQIVIQNALFPHPFGLGHASMDSLIMPWCTFTAPEIAHVGLYETDARKKGIEAETYTYKLNEVDRAILDGEEEGFARVHIQKGTDKILGATIVAAHAGDMINEFSVLMKAGAGVKTIAATIHPYPTQAEVNKKVVNLWRKAHFTPRTKALLARLFAWLRR from the coding sequence ATGCCTACTTCACAGACGGAGAACCTGGATCAGGTGAATACTATTGTCGAAAGTCTGGTGCTGCCGAATGACGAGCACAACCGGAAGTTGGTTGAAAATGTGCATCCGTCCGATTGGATGAATCCCGAGCCCGTCGGTCGCTACAACATCGTCGTGATCGGAGCAGGTACCGCAGGGTTGGTCACCGCAGTCATTGCGGCAGGAGTGGGAGCCAGGGTCGCGCTCATCGAACGTCATTTGATGGGGGGCGATTGCCTGAACGTAGGCTGCGTGCCATCCAAGGGGCTGATTCGTGCGGCCAATGCTTGGGCGGACTTGCGCGGTGCGTCGAAGTTCGGTCTGCAGATTCCGCCGGGGGTACAGTATGACTTCGGTGCGGCGATGGCTCGAATGCGAGCGCTGCGCGCCAGGATCAGCCATACAGATTCCGCCCACCGATACAAATCGCTGGGTGTCGATGTCTACATCGGTCAGGCTCGCTTCGCCGGAGAGGATAGGGTGATCGTGGAAGGACCGGCCGGAAATCGGACGTTGTCTTTCGTGAAGGCAGCGATCTGCACTGGCGCAAGGGCCTCCGCCCCTACTACTCCGGGGTTGGGAGAAGCGGGGTATCTCACGAATGAAACGGTGTTCTCGCTGACGGAATTGCCGGCTCGCATCGGTGTCATCGGCGCGGGACCGATCGGTTGTGAGTTGGCGCAAGCCTTCGCTCGCTTCGGCAGCCAGGTGTACCTCATCGAGGCGATGCACGGCATCATGCCCAACGAAGATCGGGACGCCGCGGACATCGTCCATCAGTCCATGGTCCGCGACGGGGTTACGCTCCTCTGTTGCGGGAAGGATCTGACGGTCGCGAAAAACGCGGCAGGCAAGCGACTCTCCGTCGATTCACATGGGCAACAGTATGACGTGACGGTCGATGAGATTCTGGTGGGTGTCGGCCGCACGCCGAACGTGCAGGGGTTGGGGTTGGAGGCCATCGGGGTCGAATACGACAAATCCGGGGTGAAGGTGAACGATCGGCTACAGACGACGAATCCGCACATCTATGCCGCAGGGGACATTTGTTCGCGCTACAAGTTCACGCACGCCGCGGATGCAATGGCGCAGATCGTGATTCAGAATGCGCTCTTTCCGCACCCCTTCGGGCTTGGGCATGCAAGTATGGACTCGTTGATCATGCCCTGGTGCACGTTCACTGCGCCGGAAATCGCCCATGTCGGCCTCTACGAGACTGATGCCAGGAAGAAGGGGATCGAGGCGGAAACCTACACCTACAAACTCAATGAAGTCGACCGCGCGATCCTTGACGGCGAGGAGGAGGGCTTTGCCCGTGTCCACATTCAAAAAGGGACCGACAAGATCCTGGGGGCAACCATTGTGGCCGCCCATGCCGGCGACATGATCAATGAATTCTCAGTCTTGATGAAGGCTGGCGCCGGCGTCAAGACGATCGCCGCCACGATCCACCCCTATCCCACCCAAGCGGAAGTCAACAAGAAGGTCGTCAATCTCTGGCGCAAGGCGCACTTCACCCCGCGGACTAAGGCGTTGCTGGCCAGGCTCTTCGCCTGGTTGAGACGTTAA
- a CDS encoding serine--pyruvate aminotransferase/L-alanine:glyoxylate aminotransferase, protein MTIASQYHDFVPPHRLLMGPGPSMVHPRVLHALSLPLLGHLDPLFLGLMNDIQALLRATFQTENEFTIALSGTGSAGMEAVITNLIEPGDRAIVGVNGVFGSRLATMVERAGGTALRIEAPWGTTIPLDLLQDRLSHSAPVKAVVLVQAETSTGAWQPLSEIGPLCRTHDALFIVDAVTSLGGIPVEVDAWGIDACYSGTQKCLSCPPGLAPLTLSRRALDVIRHRRTPCRSWYLDLSLIADYWSDQTRVYHHTAPISMLYGLREALRLVQEEGLETRFARHRLNSDALLAGLRTLNLAPLPPIGHRLPTLNCVTLPDRLDDQTVRTRLLNDHGIEIGGGLGPLRGRVWRIGLMGESCRQAHVLTLLNALEDILASNGWLSQPGCAVQAAVETYTYSQTSARRSA, encoded by the coding sequence ATGACCATCGCCTCTCAGTACCATGACTTCGTTCCGCCCCACCGCCTCCTCATGGGCCCGGGGCCGAGCATGGTGCACCCCCGTGTCCTACACGCACTTTCCCTGCCGTTGCTCGGACACCTCGATCCGCTGTTCCTCGGCCTGATGAACGACATCCAGGCCCTGCTGCGCGCCACGTTTCAAACAGAGAACGAATTCACGATCGCCCTGTCCGGGACCGGATCGGCCGGCATGGAAGCCGTCATCACGAATCTGATCGAGCCGGGCGATCGCGCCATCGTCGGCGTGAACGGGGTCTTCGGCTCACGTCTGGCCACGATGGTCGAACGCGCCGGCGGCACAGCGCTCCGCATCGAAGCGCCCTGGGGAACCACGATTCCCCTGGATCTGTTGCAAGACCGGCTCTCACATTCCGCTCCGGTCAAGGCGGTGGTTCTGGTCCAGGCCGAGACATCCACCGGCGCCTGGCAACCGCTGTCGGAAATAGGCCCCCTCTGTCGCACCCATGATGCCCTGTTCATCGTCGATGCCGTCACCTCGCTCGGAGGCATCCCGGTCGAAGTGGATGCCTGGGGAATCGATGCCTGTTACAGCGGCACCCAGAAATGCCTCAGTTGCCCTCCCGGCCTGGCCCCGCTGACCTTGAGCCGGCGCGCCCTGGACGTCATCCGGCATCGGCGCACACCCTGTCGCAGTTGGTACCTCGACCTGTCCCTCATCGCCGACTATTGGTCCGATCAGACCCGCGTCTATCACCATACCGCTCCGATCTCAATGCTCTACGGACTCCGGGAAGCCTTGCGGCTCGTGCAGGAAGAGGGGCTCGAGACCCGCTTCGCCCGCCATCGACTGAACAGCGACGCGCTGCTGGCGGGGCTTCGAACCCTGAACCTCGCCCCCCTCCCCCCGATCGGTCATCGGCTCCCGACGCTCAACTGTGTCACGCTGCCGGACCGGCTCGACGATCAGACGGTCAGGACTCGACTGCTGAACGACCACGGCATTGAAATCGGCGGCGGGTTGGGACCGCTACGCGGACGAGTCTGGCGAATCGGCCTGATGGGCGAATCCTGCCGACAGGCTCATGTCCTGACGCTCCTGAACGCCTTGGAAGACATCCTTGCCTCCAACGGCTGGCTGTCGCAGCCTGGCTGCGCGGTGCAAGCGGCGGTGGAAACCTATACCTATTCACAGACATCGGCGAGGAGGAGTGCATGA
- a CDS encoding Allophanate hydrolase 2 subunit 2: protein MSLNRPIIHLLRPGLFTTVQDLGRCGYRRFGVSVSGAMDRWALVVGNRLLGNPDEAAGLEITIQGPELLFEQALAVVITGADLSPTGNGNPLPLWTVVMMPAGSRLQFGLRRQGARTYVAVAGGIDGPLILGSRSTHVRSGLGGLAGRALKKWDRLVVGPVRTVGWEYVGRALPESHRPRYSSSPTLRVVPGPQADRFTEDALHMLCRSPYLLTPESDRMGYRLNGSELQHRTSPDIISDAVTCGAIQVPADRQPILLMADCQTTGGYAKLATMIEVDRSPAAQVAPGDRLWFTVVTPDKAVDLLRSARAELDRLLPPHNTPDSRSFV, encoded by the coding sequence ATGTCTCTTAACCGGCCGATCATCCATCTGTTGCGCCCCGGTCTGTTCACCACCGTCCAGGATCTGGGACGATGCGGCTATCGACGATTCGGCGTCTCGGTGAGCGGCGCGATGGATCGCTGGGCTCTCGTGGTGGGGAACCGGTTGCTCGGCAACCCCGACGAGGCTGCCGGGTTGGAAATCACGATCCAAGGACCTGAACTGCTGTTCGAACAGGCCCTGGCCGTGGTCATCACCGGCGCAGACCTGTCGCCGACCGGCAACGGCAATCCCCTCCCGCTGTGGACCGTGGTCATGATGCCGGCCGGCAGTCGATTGCAATTCGGCCTGCGGCGACAAGGCGCCCGCACCTATGTCGCCGTGGCCGGCGGAATCGACGGCCCGCTGATTCTCGGCAGCCGATCGACCCATGTCCGCAGCGGATTGGGAGGCCTTGCAGGCCGTGCGCTCAAGAAGTGGGATCGACTTGTGGTTGGACCGGTGCGAACCGTCGGCTGGGAATACGTAGGTCGCGCGCTTCCCGAGTCGCACCGACCGCGCTACTCCTCCTCACCGACCCTGCGGGTCGTGCCGGGGCCGCAAGCCGATCGTTTCACCGAAGACGCGCTGCACATGCTCTGCCGGAGTCCCTACCTCCTGACTCCGGAATCCGACCGGATGGGTTATCGTTTGAACGGGTCGGAGCTGCAACACCGAACTTCTCCCGATATCATCTCCGACGCCGTTACCTGCGGAGCAATCCAAGTACCGGCTGATCGGCAACCGATCCTGCTCATGGCGGACTGTCAAACGACCGGCGGCTATGCGAAACTCGCCACGATGATCGAAGTCGATCGCTCGCCCGCGGCACAGGTAGCGCCGGGAGACAGGCTTTGGTTCACCGTCGTCACCCCTGACAAAGCCGTCGATCTGCTTCGGTCTGCCCGTGCCGAACTGGATCGTCTGTTGCCGCCGCACAACACTCCGGATTCCCGTTCGTTTGTCTAA
- a CDS encoding Glycosyl transferase, group 2 family: protein MISVVIPAYNEERALPVTLRRLFEQTGDYEVIVVDGGSTDRTQEILQGASFQQTPSPLKPHPSRILLTAPKGRALQMNAGAKVARGEWLLFLHADTILPTHALSRLNVLESDHAVQAGGFRHRFSGSDWRLRMISCLDNFRCARSRIIYGDQALFVRRSLFERLGGFPDRPILEDVAFCETLLRVTTPVLLAPPVVTDARKFLKMGVWRSFLRVLFIILHVEFGFPYLPQVFFQDIR, encoded by the coding sequence ATGATCTCCGTCGTCATTCCCGCATACAACGAAGAACGCGCACTGCCTGTCACGTTGCGTCGATTGTTCGAGCAGACCGGCGACTATGAAGTGATCGTCGTCGACGGCGGGAGCACCGATCGTACGCAGGAGATTCTTCAAGGGGCATCATTTCAGCAGACTCCCTCACCCCTTAAGCCTCACCCTTCACGAATTTTACTCACCGCTCCCAAGGGACGGGCTTTGCAGATGAACGCCGGTGCCAAGGTGGCCAGGGGCGAATGGCTGTTGTTTCTCCATGCCGATACGATCCTCCCGACCCATGCGTTGAGCCGGCTCAACGTCTTGGAGTCGGATCATGCGGTTCAGGCCGGAGGGTTTCGCCACCGGTTCTCGGGATCGGACTGGCGACTTCGGATGATCTCGTGTTTGGATAATTTTCGATGCGCAAGAAGCCGTATCATCTACGGAGATCAAGCCCTGTTCGTGCGCAGATCCCTGTTCGAGCGGCTCGGCGGATTCCCTGATCGACCGATCCTGGAAGACGTGGCATTCTGTGAGACACTGCTTCGGGTGACGACGCCGGTACTGCTTGCCCCCCCAGTCGTGACGGATGCCCGCAAATTTCTCAAGATGGGTGTCTGGCGCAGTTTCCTGCGCGTGCTGTTCATCATCCTGCATGTGGAGTTTGGATTTCCGTACCTGCCGCAGGTCTTTTTCCAGGATATTCGTTGA
- a CDS encoding Chaperone protein DnaJ has product MPRLDYYRVLGVSRDVSDDDLKKAYRKLVFQHHPDRNPDNAKAEEKIREINSAYEVLGDPENRRTYDRLHWGEESRAETVDPSFILDEMEKKLFDEGRKEVFALLMKLLPRVKAELAVIRERTVAQQGYDSFKVPIVERRAAEVMDEFVTPEMEQRKQRLLEVAVQMMLSQSVVARGDEGGIRALRGRLEEMFRKGRIKGFEAALELLYERR; this is encoded by the coding sequence ATGCCTCGGTTGGATTATTATCGTGTCCTCGGCGTCTCGCGAGACGTGTCCGACGACGACCTCAAGAAAGCCTACCGGAAGCTTGTCTTCCAGCACCATCCCGATCGCAATCCCGACAATGCCAAGGCGGAAGAAAAGATTCGTGAGATCAATTCCGCCTATGAAGTCTTGGGCGATCCCGAGAACCGGCGCACCTATGATCGGTTGCATTGGGGCGAGGAGTCGAGGGCCGAGACGGTGGATCCGTCCTTTATCCTCGATGAGATGGAAAAAAAACTCTTCGACGAAGGACGGAAGGAAGTCTTCGCCCTGCTCATGAAGCTGCTGCCGCGGGTGAAGGCGGAATTGGCCGTGATTCGGGAACGGACGGTCGCGCAGCAAGGGTACGATTCGTTCAAGGTGCCGATCGTCGAGAGGCGTGCGGCGGAAGTCATGGACGAGTTCGTCACGCCCGAGATGGAACAACGGAAGCAGCGCCTGCTCGAAGTGGCGGTTCAGATGATGTTGTCGCAGAGCGTCGTGGCGCGCGGGGATGAAGGCGGCATTCGCGCGCTGCGGGGGCGGTTGGAGGAGATGTTTCGCAAGGGCAGGATCAAGGGCTTCGAAGCGGCGCTGGAACTGCTGTACGAGCGACGGTAG
- a CDS encoding Lactam utilization protein LamB, whose translation MNDRRVIDLNCDLGEGSTPEQLDLEARLMAYVTSVNIACGVHAGDAALMRRTVRLARQQGLAIGAHPGLPDPETRGRREQPLSHSFVLELILSQVNALMAICREEGVRLSHVKPHGALYNVAARDRTIAEAVAAGTAQHDGRLILVGLAGSELLAAGLARGLAVASEGFADRAYDQAGCLVSRDHEGAVIHDESTVMVRARSLILSDTIQAVDGSLVHRRIDTLCLHGDTPDALQLAQALRRMLDEKGILVRRLDHVS comes from the coding sequence ATGAACGACCGACGTGTCATCGACCTCAACTGCGATCTCGGAGAAGGTTCGACGCCGGAGCAGCTGGACCTTGAAGCACGCCTCATGGCCTACGTCACCTCCGTGAACATCGCCTGCGGCGTCCATGCAGGCGATGCCGCGTTGATGCGCCGGACCGTGCGACTGGCACGACAACAGGGTCTCGCGATCGGCGCCCACCCGGGGCTTCCGGATCCAGAAACGCGGGGCCGCCGCGAGCAGCCGTTGTCCCATTCGTTCGTGCTGGAGTTGATCCTGTCACAAGTCAATGCCTTGATGGCGATCTGCCGAGAGGAAGGCGTCCGGCTCTCCCACGTCAAACCACACGGGGCACTCTACAATGTCGCCGCGCGCGACCGCACCATCGCCGAGGCCGTGGCGGCGGGAACGGCGCAGCACGATGGACGGTTGATCCTGGTCGGCTTGGCCGGGTCGGAACTCCTCGCCGCCGGGCTGGCGCGAGGCCTGGCGGTCGCTTCCGAAGGGTTTGCCGATCGAGCCTACGACCAGGCCGGCTGCCTGGTCTCACGTGATCACGAGGGCGCCGTGATCCACGATGAATCGACGGTCATGGTCCGCGCACGCTCATTGATTCTGAGCGACACGATCCAGGCCGTCGACGGTTCTCTGGTGCACCGGCGCATCGACACCCTCTGCCTGCACGGCGACACTCCCGACGCCCTGCAGCTCGCTCAAGCCCTGCGGAGGATGCTCGACGAGAAAGGAATCCTCGTTCGACGTTTGGACCATGTCTCTTAA
- a CDS encoding Allophanate hydrolase 2 subunit 1 — protein sequence MKVTPRIVPLGEQGLTVEFDETIDLPTNELVLAFAAAVERVTIPGFMEVVPTYRSATIYFNPLLTDAATVTKLVRGLITGAIPEPSHRSTTHQIPVFYGSDAGPDLNEVAAWAGLTPAQVITLHASVTYRCYMLGFSPGFPYLGPVPDRIAAPRVPTPRKQVAEGSVGIAGLQTGIYPQASPGGWRIIGRTPVRLFSLTRPKPFLIAPGDQVQFVSIDGEEFRTLSTDKT from the coding sequence ATGAAGGTCACCCCACGCATCGTGCCGCTCGGCGAACAGGGCCTGACCGTCGAATTCGACGAAACCATCGATCTCCCTACCAACGAGTTGGTCTTGGCCTTTGCCGCCGCGGTGGAACGGGTGACCATTCCCGGCTTCATGGAAGTGGTGCCGACCTACCGCTCCGCCACCATCTATTTCAACCCGCTCCTCACCGATGCAGCGACGGTCACAAAACTTGTGCGTGGGCTGATCACGGGGGCGATTCCTGAACCATCTCACCGGTCCACCACACACCAGATTCCCGTTTTCTACGGAAGCGACGCGGGACCGGACCTGAACGAGGTGGCGGCGTGGGCCGGACTCACTCCCGCGCAAGTCATCACGTTGCATGCCTCTGTCACCTATCGCTGCTACATGTTGGGCTTCAGTCCGGGATTTCCCTACCTCGGCCCGGTACCGGACCGCATCGCCGCTCCGCGTGTGCCGACACCACGCAAACAGGTCGCCGAAGGATCGGTGGGCATCGCAGGCTTGCAAACCGGCATTTATCCGCAGGCCAGCCCCGGAGGCTGGCGCATCATCGGGCGCACACCGGTCAGGCTGTTCAGCCTCACCAGGCCCAAGCCTTTTCTCATCGCCCCCGGCGATCAGGTGCAGTTTGTGTCGATCGACGGAGAGGAATTCCGAACCCTTTCCACCGATAAAACATGA
- a CDS encoding putative amidohydrolase → MTLVIRRIRILDGLGRRLERSTLIIEGGRILTVGPDRDIRAPKGARRIDGLGLTVLPGLIDCHVHLCLGAEADVVAATERESSPVTLLKAGEAARRTIQAGFTTVRDVGFRDHAVFALKQAIESGMTPGPRILAAGLAVCMPGGHARFIGREASGVQAVQAAVRDQLAAGAEVIKLIASGGVLTPGTSPDEAQMTVEELTAAVQVAVAHGRHVAAHAHGATGMKNALRAGVHSIEHATLMDEEAAELMTQRGVFMVPTLSALATTAGCPAGCGIPESARSKARNMVRRHEKSFRTAVRRGISIALGTDAGTPFNHHGENAQELERMVALGMAPMEAIMTSTSAAARLLKLDREIGTIAAGKQADLLFVEGNPLRNIGVLLNQDRIAGVMQRGRFVAGALSEA, encoded by the coding sequence ATGACCCTCGTCATCCGCCGGATCCGAATCCTAGACGGCCTCGGCCGTCGTCTCGAACGGAGCACCCTCATCATCGAAGGCGGCCGTATCCTGACGGTCGGGCCGGACCGGGACATTCGTGCTCCGAAAGGGGCCAGACGGATCGACGGCTTGGGCCTGACGGTCCTCCCCGGCCTCATCGATTGTCACGTCCACTTGTGCTTAGGGGCGGAAGCCGATGTCGTCGCGGCGACGGAGCGAGAGTCCTCGCCGGTTACGTTACTGAAGGCGGGTGAAGCGGCGCGCCGCACCATTCAAGCCGGATTTACGACCGTGCGGGACGTAGGATTTCGCGACCACGCCGTCTTTGCGCTGAAACAGGCCATCGAATCCGGCATGACTCCTGGTCCCCGCATCCTGGCGGCAGGCTTGGCCGTCTGCATGCCGGGCGGCCATGCCCGCTTCATCGGACGCGAGGCCTCCGGCGTCCAGGCTGTTCAGGCGGCCGTACGAGATCAACTGGCCGCGGGCGCCGAGGTCATCAAGCTCATCGCTTCCGGCGGCGTGCTCACTCCCGGCACCTCTCCGGATGAGGCACAGATGACTGTCGAAGAATTGACGGCGGCCGTCCAAGTCGCCGTCGCCCATGGACGACATGTGGCGGCCCATGCACACGGAGCGACCGGCATGAAAAACGCCCTCCGCGCCGGCGTCCATTCCATCGAACATGCCACCCTCATGGACGAAGAGGCGGCAGAGTTGATGACGCAACGCGGCGTCTTCATGGTGCCGACCCTCTCCGCCCTCGCCACGACAGCCGGCTGCCCGGCCGGCTGCGGCATTCCAGAGAGCGCGCGCTCCAAGGCCAGGAATATGGTGCGGCGGCACGAAAAAAGTTTCCGCACGGCAGTTCGACGTGGGATCTCGATCGCTCTCGGCACGGATGCGGGGACGCCGTTCAACCACCACGGAGAGAATGCCCAAGAGCTGGAACGGATGGTCGCCCTCGGGATGGCTCCGATGGAAGCGATCATGACGAGTACCTCCGCCGCCGCGCGGTTGTTGAAACTCGACCGTGAGATCGGAACCATTGCCGCAGGGAAACAGGCCGATTTGCTGTTCGTGGAAGGGAACCCGCTCAGGAACATCGGGGTACTGCTGAACCAGGATCGCATCGCAGGGGTGATGCAACGTGGGCGGTTCGTGGCGGGAGCGCTCAGCGAAGCCTAA
- a CDS encoding tRNA nucleotidyltransferase, A-adding: protein MDLITTHLNADFDGLASMVAARKLYPGAVLVFPGGMQKAVRNFLADHDVDISRIKDVALERVRRLILVDVQEPERLGPLKVLGSRSDVEVHIYDHHEIDGSAGEQTSSPWPLVTQRDVQPVGATTTLLVERLKERQISLTPSEATILALGLYEETGSLAYTSTTPRDLEAAAFVLRSGADLNLVAETLRHPLDPDLIALLNDLLQSGEIYYLEGRKILLATSTYDRYTGDLAEAVQRLADLQGLDAVIVAISLEEKVQIIGRSRRPEVDVAWIAREFGGGGHAVAAAASVKGNTLVEVQERLKRLLTQRYRPTLLARDVMTKPVKSIGSDATVAEAERTMTRYGVNVLPVLDKKERYIGLISREIVQKALFHHLEDQRIEDLARTDQYSAQSDTPFHDIEGRMIELNQRFVPVLSGSKIVGVITRTDLLRTLHDDVLAAARGKPKSLMGLESMGGVRRRDVGSLLRERIPHPLQHLLRVIGELAERLGYSAYVVGGFVRDLLLGLDNLDVDLVVEGDGIAFARALAKDKGGRVKVHERFGTAVILFPDGFKLDVATARTEYYEYPTALPTVEQSSIKKDLYRRDFTINTLAVRLNPRTFGQLIDFYGGQRDLKERIIRVLHSLSFVEDPTRVFRAIRFELRFGFRLSKETLALIKGAVKMELFHRLSGQRLLDELRLLFSERTPRNAVRRLADLDLLRFIHSKLDWSSRLDRRLIEVEEALDWYRFSCLDRTIDRWLVYAMALAEVLPDQAVREMLERFPFTEEERATITAARFLTLQVCRQLNRRAPLRPSETVRLLTGLSDETLVFLLAKNKSESAKRQLSTYLTTYRSVKPSLTGKELKALGVTPGPLYRTILARLTEARLDGEVKSDTEERDLAERLVEERGAG from the coding sequence ATGGACCTGATCACAACCCATCTGAACGCGGATTTCGACGGGTTGGCCTCGATGGTCGCCGCACGGAAGCTCTATCCCGGCGCGGTACTCGTCTTCCCGGGCGGGATGCAGAAAGCGGTGCGAAATTTTCTCGCCGACCATGATGTGGACATCAGCCGGATCAAGGATGTGGCACTGGAACGGGTGCGACGACTGATCCTGGTGGATGTTCAGGAACCGGAGCGGCTTGGACCGTTGAAGGTGCTCGGTTCTCGATCGGACGTGGAGGTTCATATCTACGATCACCATGAAATCGATGGCTCGGCGGGAGAACAGACGTCGTCCCCATGGCCGCTGGTGACCCAACGGGATGTACAGCCGGTCGGCGCCACAACCACGCTGCTCGTCGAGCGGTTGAAGGAACGGCAGATCTCGCTCACGCCCTCCGAAGCGACCATTCTGGCGCTCGGTCTCTATGAGGAAACAGGATCGCTGGCCTACACCTCAACGACCCCGCGCGATCTGGAAGCGGCGGCCTTCGTGCTGCGGTCCGGCGCCGACTTGAACCTCGTCGCGGAAACTCTCCGGCATCCGCTGGATCCCGATTTGATCGCGTTGCTGAACGACCTGTTGCAATCCGGAGAAATCTATTACCTGGAAGGCCGTAAGATCCTGCTGGCGACGAGCACCTATGACCGCTATACGGGAGACCTTGCCGAGGCGGTTCAGCGGTTGGCGGATTTGCAGGGACTCGACGCCGTGATCGTGGCCATTTCGCTTGAGGAAAAGGTTCAGATCATCGGCCGGAGCCGACGGCCTGAAGTCGACGTGGCCTGGATCGCGCGCGAGTTCGGCGGAGGCGGGCACGCCGTCGCGGCGGCCGCCAGCGTGAAGGGCAACACGTTGGTGGAAGTCCAGGAACGACTCAAACGTCTGCTGACGCAGCGCTATCGCCCTACCCTGCTGGCCCGGGATGTGATGACGAAACCGGTGAAGTCGATCGGGAGCGATGCCACGGTGGCCGAGGCGGAACGGACGATGACGAGGTACGGCGTCAACGTCTTGCCGGTCTTGGACAAGAAGGAGCGATATATCGGGCTCATTTCGCGCGAGATCGTTCAGAAAGCCTTGTTTCATCACTTGGAGGACCAACGGATCGAAGACCTTGCCAGGACCGATCAATACAGCGCGCAGTCGGACACGCCCTTTCATGATATCGAGGGGCGGATGATCGAACTGAATCAGCGGTTCGTGCCGGTGTTATCCGGTTCCAAAATCGTGGGGGTCATCACGCGGACCGATCTGCTTCGCACATTGCACGACGATGTGCTGGCGGCTGCCAGGGGCAAACCGAAATCATTGATGGGGCTCGAATCCATGGGCGGTGTGCGACGGCGGGATGTCGGCAGCCTGTTGCGTGAGCGGATCCCTCATCCCTTGCAGCATCTGCTGCGAGTGATCGGCGAATTGGCGGAACGGCTCGGGTATTCAGCCTATGTCGTCGGTGGATTCGTCCGCGACCTGTTGCTCGGTCTCGACAACCTCGACGTCGACCTTGTGGTGGAGGGCGACGGAATTGCGTTCGCGCGCGCCCTGGCCAAGGACAAGGGCGGCCGCGTCAAGGTGCACGAGCGATTCGGAACGGCCGTGATCCTCTTTCCCGATGGATTCAAGCTGGATGTGGCGACGGCCCGCACGGAGTATTACGAATACCCGACCGCCTTGCCGACGGTCGAGCAGAGTTCCATCAAGAAGGATCTTTACCGACGGGACTTCACCATCAATACGTTGGCGGTTCGGCTCAACCCCCGCACCTTCGGTCAACTCATCGACTTCTACGGCGGGCAGCGCGATCTCAAGGAACGCATCATCCGGGTGCTTCACAGTTTGAGCTTCGTGGAGGATCCGACCAGGGTCTTTCGCGCGATTCGTTTTGAATTACGCTTCGGATTTCGTTTGAGCAAGGAAACGTTGGCGCTCATCAAGGGCGCGGTGAAGATGGAGTTGTTTCATCGTCTGTCCGGCCAACGGTTGCTGGATGAACTGCGGCTCTTGTTTTCCGAGCGGACGCCGCGGAATGCCGTCCGCCGGCTGGCAGACCTCGACCTTCTGCGGTTCATCCATTCGAAGCTCGACTGGTCGAGCCGCTTGGACCGTCGGCTGATCGAGGTGGAAGAGGCATTGGACTGGTACCGATTTTCCTGCCTCGATCGAACGATCGACCGGTGGCTGGTCTATGCGATGGCGCTCGCCGAGGTCTTGCCGGATCAGGCGGTCCGCGAGATGCTCGAGCGATTTCCCTTTACGGAAGAGGAACGAGCCACGATCACGGCGGCCCGGTTCCTCACCCTACAGGTGTGTCGGCAATTGAACCGCCGTGCGCCCCTCCGACCGTCGGAGACGGTTCGACTGCTGACCGGCCTCTCGGATGAGACCCTGGTGTTTTTGCTGGCGAAGAATAAATCGGAATCGGCGAAGCGGCAGCTGTCCACCTACCTTACCACGTACCGTAGCGTGAAACCCTCCTTGACCGGGAAGGAGTTGAAGGCGTTGGGCGTCACTCCCGGCCCCCTCTATAGGACGATCCTGGCCCGTTTGACTGAGGCGCGGCTGGATGGTGAAGTGAAGAGTGATACGGAAGAACGGGATCTGGCCGAGCGCTTGGTCGAGGAGCGCGGTGCGGGCTAG